A stretch of the Malus domestica chromosome 08, GDT2T_hap1 genome encodes the following:
- the LOC103423317 gene encoding transcriptional corepressor LEUNIG-like isoform X6, giving the protein MSQTNWEADKMLDVYIHDYLVKRDLKASAQAFQAEGKVSSDPVAIDAPGGFLFEWWSVFWDIFIARTNEKHSEVAASYIETQLIKAREQQQQQQQQQQQQQHSQQPQNSQQQQQQLQMQQLMLQRHVQQQQQQQQQQQQQQQQQQQQQQQQQPQQQQQPPQPHQRRDGAHLHNGPTNGLVGNDLLMRQNPGTANAMASKMNNLQQRFGDNVGQILDQNHASILKSAAATGQPSGQVLHGTAGGMTQQVQARNQQLPGSTPDIKTEINPVLNPRAACPEGSLIGIPGSNQGGNNLTLKGWPLTGLEQLRSGLLQQQKPFIQAPQPFHQLQMLTPQHQQLMLAQQNMTSPSAASDESRRLRMLMSRSLGKDGLTNSVGDVVPNMGSPLQAGGPILPRGDTDMLIKVKMAQLQQQQNSNPQQQQQQLQQLQQHGLSNQQSQNSNLNPHQQDKMGGAGSITMDGSMSNSFRGNDQVSKNQAGRKRKQPVSSSGPANSTGTANTAGPSPSSAPSTPSTHTPGDVISMPALPHSGSSSKPLMMFGADGTGTLTSPAHQLADMDRFVEDGSLDDNVESFLSPDDVDHRDAVGRCMDVSKGFAFTEVNSIRASASKVTSCHFSSDGKFLASGGHDKKAVLWYTDTLKPKSTLEEHSALITDVRFSPSMPRLATSSFDKTVRVWDADNPGYSLRTFMGHSASVMSLDFHPNKDDLICSCDSDGQIRYWSINNGSCSSVFKGGTAQMRFQPRLGRLLAAAAENVVSILDVETQTCRHSLQGHTKPIHSVCWDPSGEFLASVSEDSVRVWTLGAGGEGECVHELSCNGNKFHSCVFHPTYTSLLVIGCYQSLELWNMTENKTMTLSAHEGLIAALSVSTGTGLVASASHDKFVKLWK; this is encoded by the exons ATGTCTCAGACCAATTGGGAAGCTGATAAAAT GCTGGATGTGTATATCCATGATTATTTAGTGAAGAGGGATTTAAAAGCTTCTGCACAAGCTTTCCAAGCTGAAGGAAAAGTATCCTCAGATCCGGTTG CTATTGATGCACCAGGAGGTTTCCTGTTTGAATGGTGGTCGGTTTTCTGGGATATATTCATTGCTAGGACTAATGAGAAGCATTCAGAGGTTGCTGCATCGTACATTGAG ACTCAGTTGATTAAAGCAAGGGAgcagcaacagcagcagcagcaacaacaacaacaacagcaacaTTCCCAGCAACCGCAAAACTCacaacaacagcagcagcagctgcaaATGCAGCAACTCATGTTGCAAAGGCATgttcagcagcagcagcagcaacaacaacaacaacagcagcagcagcagcagcagcaacagcaaCAGCAACAGCAGCAACCACAGCAGCAACAGCAACCGCCACAGCCGCATCAGAGAAGAGATGGGGCACATCTCCACAATGGACCTACAAATGGGCTTGTTGGAAATGATCTTCTCATGCGACAAAATCCTGGAACAGCAAATGCCATGGCTTCAAAGAT GAACAATCTGCAGCAGAGATTTGGTGATAATGTGGGCCAGATTTTGGATCAAAATCATGCTTCAATATTGAAGTCAGCCGCAGCAACCGGCCAGCCTTCAGG GCAAGTTTTGCACGGTACAGCTGGTGGGATGACTCAACAAGTCCAAGCGCGAAATCAGCAATTGCCAGGGTCTACACCG GACATAAAGACTGAAATCAATCCAGTGTTGAATCCCAGAGCTGCATGTCCTGAGGGATCATTGATAGGAATTCCTG GATCAAATCAGGGTGGAAACAACTTGACTTTAAAAGGATGGCCGCTCACT GGTTTGGAGCAGCTTCGCTCTGGACTTCTTCAGCAACAGAAACCTTTCATACAAGCTCCCCAGCCCTTTCATCAGCTTCAGATGTTGACACCACAACACCAGCAACTTATGCTTGCTCAGCAAAATATGACATCACCGTCTGCTGCCAGTGATGAAAGTAGACGACTAAGAATGCTAATGAGTCGCAGTCTTGGGAAGGATGGCCTAACAAATTCTGTTGGTGACGTGGTACCAAATATGGGATCACCTCTTCAAGCTGGTGGCCCTATTTTGCCTCGTGGAGACACAGATATGCTGATTAAG gTAAAAATGGCTCAACTACAGCAGCAACAAAACAGCAATCCccaacagcagcagcaacagctTCAACAACTTCAACAGCATGGTCTTTCTAATCAGCAGTCGCAAAATTCAAATCTCAATCCCCATCAGCAAGATAAAATGGGGGGTGCTGGCAGCATCACTATGGATGGTAGCATGTCAAACTCTTTTCGAGGAAATGATCAG GTTTCAAAAAACCAGGcaggaagaaagagaaagcagcCAGTGTCATCTTCAGGGCCTGCCAATAGCACAGGTACAGCAAACACAGCTGGGCCTTCCCCGAGTTCAGCCCCTTCAACTCCCTCGACTCACACTCCTGGAGATGTAATCTCAATGCCTGCCTTGCCCCATAGTGGTAGCTCCTCCAAGCCTCTGATGATGTTTGGCGCTGATGGTACTGGTACTCTTACTTCACCAGCACATCAGTTG GCTGATATGGACCGATTTGTAGAGGATGGGTCTCTTGATGATAATGTCGAGTCTTTTTTATCCCCTGATGATGTGGATCATAGAGATGCTGTTGGTCGATGTATGGATGTCAGCAAAG GGTTCGCATTTACGGAAGTAAACTCTATTAGAGCAAGCGCAAGCAAGGTTACAAGCTGTCACTTCTCATCAGATGGAAAGTTTCTTGCTAGTGGGGGCCATGATAAGAAG GCTGTTTTATGGTACACAGATACATTAAAGCCAAAAAGTACGCTAGAAGAACATTCAGCTTTGATAACTGATGTTCGTTTTAGTCCGAGCATGCCACGTCTTGCAACATCTTCATTCGACAAGACTGTCAGGGTGTGGGATGCTGACAAT CCTGGTTATTCTCTCCGTACCTTTATGGGACATTCGGCCTCTGTTATGTCATTAGATTTCCACCCAAATAAAGATGACCTCATCTGTTCTTGTGACAGTGATGGTCAGATACGCTACTGGAGTATTAACAATGGCAGCTGCTCGAGCGTGTTCAAG GGTGGTACAGCACAAATGAGATTTCAACCCCGTCTTGGAAGATTGCTTGCTGCAGCCGCTGAGAATGTTGTGTCTATACTGGATGTCGAGACTCAGACTTGTCGGCATTCATTACAG GGGCATACTAAGCCTATCCATTCTGTGTGTTGGGATCCTTCTGGTGAGTTCCTCGCATCTGTCAGTGAGGACTCTGTAAGAGTTTGGACACTTGGAGCTGGAGGCGAAGGGGAATGCGTTCATGAGTTGAGCTGCAACGGAAATAAATTTCATTCATGCGTTTTCCATCCTACATATACTTCACTGCTGGTCATTGGCTGTTATCAG TCATTGGAGTTATGGAACATGACGGAGAACAAGACGATGACTCTATCAGCACACGAAGGACTTATTGCTGCATTGTCTGTGTCAACCGGTACTGGTTTGGTTGCTTCGGCTAGTCACGACAAGTTTGTCAAGCTCTGGAAATGA
- the LOC103423317 gene encoding transcriptional corepressor LEUNIG-like isoform X1, translating to MSQTNWEADKMLDVYIHDYLVKRDLKASAQAFQAEGKVSSDPVAIDAPGGFLFEWWSVFWDIFIARTNEKHSEVAASYIETQLIKAREQQQQQQQQQQQQQHSQQPQNSQQQQQQLQMQQLMLQRHVQQQQQQQQQQQQQQQQQQQQQQQQQPQQQQQPPQPHQRRDGAHLHNGPTNGLVGNDLLMRQNPGTANAMASKMYEERLKLPLQRDSMDDASMKQRFGDNVGQILDQNHASILKSAAATGQPSGQVLHGTAGGMTQQVQARNQQLPGSTPDIKTEINPVLNPRAACPEGSLIGIPGSNQGGNNLTLKGWPLTGLEQLRSGLLQQQKPFIQAPQPFHQLQMLTPQHQQLMLAQQNMTSPSAASDESRRLRMLMSRSLGKDGLTNSVGDVVPNMGSPLQAGGPILPRGDTDMLIKVKMAQLQQQQNSNPQQQQQQLQQLQQHGLSNQQSQNSNLNPHQQDKMGGAGSITMDGSMSNSFRGNDQVSKNQAGRKRKQPVSSSGPANSTGTANTAGPSPSSAPSTPSTHTPGDVISMPALPHSGSSSKPLMMFGADGTGTLTSPAHQLWDDKDLELQADMDRFVEDGSLDDNVESFLSPDDVDHRDAVGRCMDVSKGFAFTEVNSIRASASKVTSCHFSSDGKFLASGGHDKKAVLWYTDTLKPKSTLEEHSALITDVRFSPSMPRLATSSFDKTVRVWDADNPGYSLRTFMGHSASVMSLDFHPNKDDLICSCDSDGQIRYWSINNGSCSSVFKGGTAQMRFQPRLGRLLAAAAENVVSILDVETQTCRHSLQGHTKPIHSVCWDPSGEFLASVSEDSVRVWTLGAGGEGECVHELSCNGNKFHSCVFHPTYTSLLVIGCYQSLELWNMTENKTMTLSAHEGLIAALSVSTGTGLVASASHDKFVKLWK from the exons ATGTCTCAGACCAATTGGGAAGCTGATAAAAT GCTGGATGTGTATATCCATGATTATTTAGTGAAGAGGGATTTAAAAGCTTCTGCACAAGCTTTCCAAGCTGAAGGAAAAGTATCCTCAGATCCGGTTG CTATTGATGCACCAGGAGGTTTCCTGTTTGAATGGTGGTCGGTTTTCTGGGATATATTCATTGCTAGGACTAATGAGAAGCATTCAGAGGTTGCTGCATCGTACATTGAG ACTCAGTTGATTAAAGCAAGGGAgcagcaacagcagcagcagcaacaacaacaacaacagcaacaTTCCCAGCAACCGCAAAACTCacaacaacagcagcagcagctgcaaATGCAGCAACTCATGTTGCAAAGGCATgttcagcagcagcagcagcaacaacaacaacaacagcagcagcagcagcagcagcaacagcaaCAGCAACAGCAGCAACCACAGCAGCAACAGCAACCGCCACAGCCGCATCAGAGAAGAGATGGGGCACATCTCCACAATGGACCTACAAATGGGCTTGTTGGAAATGATCTTCTCATGCGACAAAATCCTGGAACAGCAAATGCCATGGCTTCAAAGATGTATGAGGAAAGATTAAAACTTCCTCTTCAGAGAGATTCTATGGATGATGCATCTATGAAG CAGAGATTTGGTGATAATGTGGGCCAGATTTTGGATCAAAATCATGCTTCAATATTGAAGTCAGCCGCAGCAACCGGCCAGCCTTCAGG GCAAGTTTTGCACGGTACAGCTGGTGGGATGACTCAACAAGTCCAAGCGCGAAATCAGCAATTGCCAGGGTCTACACCG GACATAAAGACTGAAATCAATCCAGTGTTGAATCCCAGAGCTGCATGTCCTGAGGGATCATTGATAGGAATTCCTG GATCAAATCAGGGTGGAAACAACTTGACTTTAAAAGGATGGCCGCTCACT GGTTTGGAGCAGCTTCGCTCTGGACTTCTTCAGCAACAGAAACCTTTCATACAAGCTCCCCAGCCCTTTCATCAGCTTCAGATGTTGACACCACAACACCAGCAACTTATGCTTGCTCAGCAAAATATGACATCACCGTCTGCTGCCAGTGATGAAAGTAGACGACTAAGAATGCTAATGAGTCGCAGTCTTGGGAAGGATGGCCTAACAAATTCTGTTGGTGACGTGGTACCAAATATGGGATCACCTCTTCAAGCTGGTGGCCCTATTTTGCCTCGTGGAGACACAGATATGCTGATTAAG gTAAAAATGGCTCAACTACAGCAGCAACAAAACAGCAATCCccaacagcagcagcaacagctTCAACAACTTCAACAGCATGGTCTTTCTAATCAGCAGTCGCAAAATTCAAATCTCAATCCCCATCAGCAAGATAAAATGGGGGGTGCTGGCAGCATCACTATGGATGGTAGCATGTCAAACTCTTTTCGAGGAAATGATCAG GTTTCAAAAAACCAGGcaggaagaaagagaaagcagcCAGTGTCATCTTCAGGGCCTGCCAATAGCACAGGTACAGCAAACACAGCTGGGCCTTCCCCGAGTTCAGCCCCTTCAACTCCCTCGACTCACACTCCTGGAGATGTAATCTCAATGCCTGCCTTGCCCCATAGTGGTAGCTCCTCCAAGCCTCTGATGATGTTTGGCGCTGATGGTACTGGTACTCTTACTTCACCAGCACATCAGTTG TGGGATGATAAAGATCTTGAATTGCAGGCTGATATGGACCGATTTGTAGAGGATGGGTCTCTTGATGATAATGTCGAGTCTTTTTTATCCCCTGATGATGTGGATCATAGAGATGCTGTTGGTCGATGTATGGATGTCAGCAAAG GGTTCGCATTTACGGAAGTAAACTCTATTAGAGCAAGCGCAAGCAAGGTTACAAGCTGTCACTTCTCATCAGATGGAAAGTTTCTTGCTAGTGGGGGCCATGATAAGAAG GCTGTTTTATGGTACACAGATACATTAAAGCCAAAAAGTACGCTAGAAGAACATTCAGCTTTGATAACTGATGTTCGTTTTAGTCCGAGCATGCCACGTCTTGCAACATCTTCATTCGACAAGACTGTCAGGGTGTGGGATGCTGACAAT CCTGGTTATTCTCTCCGTACCTTTATGGGACATTCGGCCTCTGTTATGTCATTAGATTTCCACCCAAATAAAGATGACCTCATCTGTTCTTGTGACAGTGATGGTCAGATACGCTACTGGAGTATTAACAATGGCAGCTGCTCGAGCGTGTTCAAG GGTGGTACAGCACAAATGAGATTTCAACCCCGTCTTGGAAGATTGCTTGCTGCAGCCGCTGAGAATGTTGTGTCTATACTGGATGTCGAGACTCAGACTTGTCGGCATTCATTACAG GGGCATACTAAGCCTATCCATTCTGTGTGTTGGGATCCTTCTGGTGAGTTCCTCGCATCTGTCAGTGAGGACTCTGTAAGAGTTTGGACACTTGGAGCTGGAGGCGAAGGGGAATGCGTTCATGAGTTGAGCTGCAACGGAAATAAATTTCATTCATGCGTTTTCCATCCTACATATACTTCACTGCTGGTCATTGGCTGTTATCAG TCATTGGAGTTATGGAACATGACGGAGAACAAGACGATGACTCTATCAGCACACGAAGGACTTATTGCTGCATTGTCTGTGTCAACCGGTACTGGTTTGGTTGCTTCGGCTAGTCACGACAAGTTTGTCAAGCTCTGGAAATGA
- the LOC103423317 gene encoding transcriptional corepressor LEUNIG-like isoform X3: MSQTNWEADKMLDVYIHDYLVKRDLKASAQAFQAEGKVSSDPVAIDAPGGFLFEWWSVFWDIFIARTNEKHSEVAASYIETQLIKAREQQQQQQQQQQQQQHSQQPQNSQQQQQQLQMQQLMLQRHVQQQQQQQQQQQQQQQQQQQQQQQQQPQQQQQPPQPHQRRDGAHLHNGPTNGLVGNDLLMRQNPGTANAMASKMYEERLKLPLQRDSMDDASMKQRFGDNVGQILDQNHASILKSAAATGQPSGQVLHGTAGGMTQQVQARNQQLPGSTPDIKTEINPVLNPRAACPEGSLIGIPGSNQGGNNLTLKGWPLTGLEQLRSGLLQQQKPFIQAPQPFHQLQMLTPQHQQLMLAQQNMTSPSAASDESRRLRMLMSRSLGKDGLTNSVGDVVPNMGSPLQAGGPILPRGDTDMLIKVKMAQLQQQQNSNPQQQQQQLQQLQQHGLSNQQSQNSNLNPHQQDKMGGAGSITMDGSMSNSFRGNDQVSKNQAGRKRKQPVSSSGPANSTGTANTAGPSPSSAPSTPSTHTPGDVISMPALPHSGSSSKPLMMFGADGTGTLTSPAHQLADMDRFVEDGSLDDNVESFLSPDDVDHRDAVGRCMDVSKGFAFTEVNSIRASASKVTSCHFSSDGKFLASGGHDKKAVLWYTDTLKPKSTLEEHSALITDVRFSPSMPRLATSSFDKTVRVWDADNPGYSLRTFMGHSASVMSLDFHPNKDDLICSCDSDGQIRYWSINNGSCSSVFKGGTAQMRFQPRLGRLLAAAAENVVSILDVETQTCRHSLQGHTKPIHSVCWDPSGEFLASVSEDSVRVWTLGAGGEGECVHELSCNGNKFHSCVFHPTYTSLLVIGCYQSLELWNMTENKTMTLSAHEGLIAALSVSTGTGLVASASHDKFVKLWK, translated from the exons ATGTCTCAGACCAATTGGGAAGCTGATAAAAT GCTGGATGTGTATATCCATGATTATTTAGTGAAGAGGGATTTAAAAGCTTCTGCACAAGCTTTCCAAGCTGAAGGAAAAGTATCCTCAGATCCGGTTG CTATTGATGCACCAGGAGGTTTCCTGTTTGAATGGTGGTCGGTTTTCTGGGATATATTCATTGCTAGGACTAATGAGAAGCATTCAGAGGTTGCTGCATCGTACATTGAG ACTCAGTTGATTAAAGCAAGGGAgcagcaacagcagcagcagcaacaacaacaacaacagcaacaTTCCCAGCAACCGCAAAACTCacaacaacagcagcagcagctgcaaATGCAGCAACTCATGTTGCAAAGGCATgttcagcagcagcagcagcaacaacaacaacaacagcagcagcagcagcagcagcaacagcaaCAGCAACAGCAGCAACCACAGCAGCAACAGCAACCGCCACAGCCGCATCAGAGAAGAGATGGGGCACATCTCCACAATGGACCTACAAATGGGCTTGTTGGAAATGATCTTCTCATGCGACAAAATCCTGGAACAGCAAATGCCATGGCTTCAAAGATGTATGAGGAAAGATTAAAACTTCCTCTTCAGAGAGATTCTATGGATGATGCATCTATGAAG CAGAGATTTGGTGATAATGTGGGCCAGATTTTGGATCAAAATCATGCTTCAATATTGAAGTCAGCCGCAGCAACCGGCCAGCCTTCAGG GCAAGTTTTGCACGGTACAGCTGGTGGGATGACTCAACAAGTCCAAGCGCGAAATCAGCAATTGCCAGGGTCTACACCG GACATAAAGACTGAAATCAATCCAGTGTTGAATCCCAGAGCTGCATGTCCTGAGGGATCATTGATAGGAATTCCTG GATCAAATCAGGGTGGAAACAACTTGACTTTAAAAGGATGGCCGCTCACT GGTTTGGAGCAGCTTCGCTCTGGACTTCTTCAGCAACAGAAACCTTTCATACAAGCTCCCCAGCCCTTTCATCAGCTTCAGATGTTGACACCACAACACCAGCAACTTATGCTTGCTCAGCAAAATATGACATCACCGTCTGCTGCCAGTGATGAAAGTAGACGACTAAGAATGCTAATGAGTCGCAGTCTTGGGAAGGATGGCCTAACAAATTCTGTTGGTGACGTGGTACCAAATATGGGATCACCTCTTCAAGCTGGTGGCCCTATTTTGCCTCGTGGAGACACAGATATGCTGATTAAG gTAAAAATGGCTCAACTACAGCAGCAACAAAACAGCAATCCccaacagcagcagcaacagctTCAACAACTTCAACAGCATGGTCTTTCTAATCAGCAGTCGCAAAATTCAAATCTCAATCCCCATCAGCAAGATAAAATGGGGGGTGCTGGCAGCATCACTATGGATGGTAGCATGTCAAACTCTTTTCGAGGAAATGATCAG GTTTCAAAAAACCAGGcaggaagaaagagaaagcagcCAGTGTCATCTTCAGGGCCTGCCAATAGCACAGGTACAGCAAACACAGCTGGGCCTTCCCCGAGTTCAGCCCCTTCAACTCCCTCGACTCACACTCCTGGAGATGTAATCTCAATGCCTGCCTTGCCCCATAGTGGTAGCTCCTCCAAGCCTCTGATGATGTTTGGCGCTGATGGTACTGGTACTCTTACTTCACCAGCACATCAGTTG GCTGATATGGACCGATTTGTAGAGGATGGGTCTCTTGATGATAATGTCGAGTCTTTTTTATCCCCTGATGATGTGGATCATAGAGATGCTGTTGGTCGATGTATGGATGTCAGCAAAG GGTTCGCATTTACGGAAGTAAACTCTATTAGAGCAAGCGCAAGCAAGGTTACAAGCTGTCACTTCTCATCAGATGGAAAGTTTCTTGCTAGTGGGGGCCATGATAAGAAG GCTGTTTTATGGTACACAGATACATTAAAGCCAAAAAGTACGCTAGAAGAACATTCAGCTTTGATAACTGATGTTCGTTTTAGTCCGAGCATGCCACGTCTTGCAACATCTTCATTCGACAAGACTGTCAGGGTGTGGGATGCTGACAAT CCTGGTTATTCTCTCCGTACCTTTATGGGACATTCGGCCTCTGTTATGTCATTAGATTTCCACCCAAATAAAGATGACCTCATCTGTTCTTGTGACAGTGATGGTCAGATACGCTACTGGAGTATTAACAATGGCAGCTGCTCGAGCGTGTTCAAG GGTGGTACAGCACAAATGAGATTTCAACCCCGTCTTGGAAGATTGCTTGCTGCAGCCGCTGAGAATGTTGTGTCTATACTGGATGTCGAGACTCAGACTTGTCGGCATTCATTACAG GGGCATACTAAGCCTATCCATTCTGTGTGTTGGGATCCTTCTGGTGAGTTCCTCGCATCTGTCAGTGAGGACTCTGTAAGAGTTTGGACACTTGGAGCTGGAGGCGAAGGGGAATGCGTTCATGAGTTGAGCTGCAACGGAAATAAATTTCATTCATGCGTTTTCCATCCTACATATACTTCACTGCTGGTCATTGGCTGTTATCAG TCATTGGAGTTATGGAACATGACGGAGAACAAGACGATGACTCTATCAGCACACGAAGGACTTATTGCTGCATTGTCTGTGTCAACCGGTACTGGTTTGGTTGCTTCGGCTAGTCACGACAAGTTTGTCAAGCTCTGGAAATGA
- the LOC103423317 gene encoding transcriptional corepressor LEUNIG-like isoform X5, giving the protein MSQTNWEADKMLDVYIHDYLVKRDLKASAQAFQAEGKVSSDPVAIDAPGGFLFEWWSVFWDIFIARTNEKHSEVAASYIETQLIKAREQQQQQQQQQQQQQHSQQPQNSQQQQQQLQMQQLMLQRHVQQQQQQQQQQQQQQQQQQQQQQQQQPQQQQQPPQPHQRRDGAHLHNGPTNGLVGNDLLMRQNPGTANAMASKMNNLQQRFGDNVGQILDQNHASILKSAAATGQPSGQVLHGTAGGMTQQVQARNQQLPGSTPDIKTEINPVLNPRAACPEGSLIGIPGSNQGGNNLTLKGWPLTGLEQLRSGLLQQQKPFIQAPQPFHQLQMLTPQHQQLMLAQQNMTSPSAASDESRRLRMLMSRSLGKDGLTNSVGDVVPNMGSPLQAGGPILPRGDTDMLIKVKMAQLQQQQNSNPQQQQQQLQQLQQHGLSNQQSQNSNLNPHQQDKMGGAGSITMDGSMSNSFRGNDQVSKNQAGRKRKQPVSSSGPANSTGTANTAGPSPSSAPSTPSTHTPGDVISMPALPHSGSSSKPLMMFGADGTGTLTSPAHQLWDDKDLELQADMDRFVEDGSLDDNVESFLSPDDVDHRDAVGRCMDVSKGFAFTEVNSIRASASKVTSCHFSSDGKFLASGGHDKKAVLWYTDTLKPKSTLEEHSALITDVRFSPSMPRLATSSFDKTVRVWDADNPGYSLRTFMGHSASVMSLDFHPNKDDLICSCDSDGQIRYWSINNGSCSSVFKGGTAQMRFQPRLGRLLAAAAENVVSILDVETQTCRHSLQGHTKPIHSVCWDPSGEFLASVSEDSVRVWTLGAGGEGECVHELSCNGNKFHSCVFHPTYTSLLVIGCYQSLELWNMTENKTMTLSAHEGLIAALSVSTGTGLVASASHDKFVKLWK; this is encoded by the exons ATGTCTCAGACCAATTGGGAAGCTGATAAAAT GCTGGATGTGTATATCCATGATTATTTAGTGAAGAGGGATTTAAAAGCTTCTGCACAAGCTTTCCAAGCTGAAGGAAAAGTATCCTCAGATCCGGTTG CTATTGATGCACCAGGAGGTTTCCTGTTTGAATGGTGGTCGGTTTTCTGGGATATATTCATTGCTAGGACTAATGAGAAGCATTCAGAGGTTGCTGCATCGTACATTGAG ACTCAGTTGATTAAAGCAAGGGAgcagcaacagcagcagcagcaacaacaacaacaacagcaacaTTCCCAGCAACCGCAAAACTCacaacaacagcagcagcagctgcaaATGCAGCAACTCATGTTGCAAAGGCATgttcagcagcagcagcagcaacaacaacaacaacagcagcagcagcagcagcagcaacagcaaCAGCAACAGCAGCAACCACAGCAGCAACAGCAACCGCCACAGCCGCATCAGAGAAGAGATGGGGCACATCTCCACAATGGACCTACAAATGGGCTTGTTGGAAATGATCTTCTCATGCGACAAAATCCTGGAACAGCAAATGCCATGGCTTCAAAGAT GAACAATCTGCAGCAGAGATTTGGTGATAATGTGGGCCAGATTTTGGATCAAAATCATGCTTCAATATTGAAGTCAGCCGCAGCAACCGGCCAGCCTTCAGG GCAAGTTTTGCACGGTACAGCTGGTGGGATGACTCAACAAGTCCAAGCGCGAAATCAGCAATTGCCAGGGTCTACACCG GACATAAAGACTGAAATCAATCCAGTGTTGAATCCCAGAGCTGCATGTCCTGAGGGATCATTGATAGGAATTCCTG GATCAAATCAGGGTGGAAACAACTTGACTTTAAAAGGATGGCCGCTCACT GGTTTGGAGCAGCTTCGCTCTGGACTTCTTCAGCAACAGAAACCTTTCATACAAGCTCCCCAGCCCTTTCATCAGCTTCAGATGTTGACACCACAACACCAGCAACTTATGCTTGCTCAGCAAAATATGACATCACCGTCTGCTGCCAGTGATGAAAGTAGACGACTAAGAATGCTAATGAGTCGCAGTCTTGGGAAGGATGGCCTAACAAATTCTGTTGGTGACGTGGTACCAAATATGGGATCACCTCTTCAAGCTGGTGGCCCTATTTTGCCTCGTGGAGACACAGATATGCTGATTAAG gTAAAAATGGCTCAACTACAGCAGCAACAAAACAGCAATCCccaacagcagcagcaacagctTCAACAACTTCAACAGCATGGTCTTTCTAATCAGCAGTCGCAAAATTCAAATCTCAATCCCCATCAGCAAGATAAAATGGGGGGTGCTGGCAGCATCACTATGGATGGTAGCATGTCAAACTCTTTTCGAGGAAATGATCAG GTTTCAAAAAACCAGGcaggaagaaagagaaagcagcCAGTGTCATCTTCAGGGCCTGCCAATAGCACAGGTACAGCAAACACAGCTGGGCCTTCCCCGAGTTCAGCCCCTTCAACTCCCTCGACTCACACTCCTGGAGATGTAATCTCAATGCCTGCCTTGCCCCATAGTGGTAGCTCCTCCAAGCCTCTGATGATGTTTGGCGCTGATGGTACTGGTACTCTTACTTCACCAGCACATCAGTTG TGGGATGATAAAGATCTTGAATTGCAGGCTGATATGGACCGATTTGTAGAGGATGGGTCTCTTGATGATAATGTCGAGTCTTTTTTATCCCCTGATGATGTGGATCATAGAGATGCTGTTGGTCGATGTATGGATGTCAGCAAAG GGTTCGCATTTACGGAAGTAAACTCTATTAGAGCAAGCGCAAGCAAGGTTACAAGCTGTCACTTCTCATCAGATGGAAAGTTTCTTGCTAGTGGGGGCCATGATAAGAAG GCTGTTTTATGGTACACAGATACATTAAAGCCAAAAAGTACGCTAGAAGAACATTCAGCTTTGATAACTGATGTTCGTTTTAGTCCGAGCATGCCACGTCTTGCAACATCTTCATTCGACAAGACTGTCAGGGTGTGGGATGCTGACAAT CCTGGTTATTCTCTCCGTACCTTTATGGGACATTCGGCCTCTGTTATGTCATTAGATTTCCACCCAAATAAAGATGACCTCATCTGTTCTTGTGACAGTGATGGTCAGATACGCTACTGGAGTATTAACAATGGCAGCTGCTCGAGCGTGTTCAAG GGTGGTACAGCACAAATGAGATTTCAACCCCGTCTTGGAAGATTGCTTGCTGCAGCCGCTGAGAATGTTGTGTCTATACTGGATGTCGAGACTCAGACTTGTCGGCATTCATTACAG GGGCATACTAAGCCTATCCATTCTGTGTGTTGGGATCCTTCTGGTGAGTTCCTCGCATCTGTCAGTGAGGACTCTGTAAGAGTTTGGACACTTGGAGCTGGAGGCGAAGGGGAATGCGTTCATGAGTTGAGCTGCAACGGAAATAAATTTCATTCATGCGTTTTCCATCCTACATATACTTCACTGCTGGTCATTGGCTGTTATCAG TCATTGGAGTTATGGAACATGACGGAGAACAAGACGATGACTCTATCAGCACACGAAGGACTTATTGCTGCATTGTCTGTGTCAACCGGTACTGGTTTGGTTGCTTCGGCTAGTCACGACAAGTTTGTCAAGCTCTGGAAATGA